The following coding sequences are from one Clostridiales bacterium window:
- the yajC gene encoding preprotein translocase subunit YajC produces the protein MNQTLQLLVPWLLVLVVFYLFLILPEQRKQKKFKAMVNELKVGDEILTRGGIHGKIVNIKDEYMVIESGAEKTRIKMLKSALSSVLSSKEDNEK, from the coding sequence ATGAACCAAACATTACAGCTTTTAGTGCCGTGGCTTTTAGTACTTGTAGTATTTTACCTGTTTTTGATATTGCCTGAGCAAAGGAAACAAAAAAAGTTTAAAGCAATGGTGAACGAACTGAAAGTGGGCGACGAGATCCTGACCAGAGGCGGAATTCATGGTAAAATAGTAAACATCAAGGACGAATATATGGTTATTGAAAGCGGAGCTGAAAAAACAAGGATAAAGATGCTAAAGAGCGCTTTAAGCTCGGTTCTCAGTTCAAAAGAAGATAATGA